In Syntrophales bacterium, the following are encoded in one genomic region:
- the miaA gene encoding tRNA (adenosine(37)-N6)-dimethylallyltransferase MiaA has product MEYNLIVILGSTASGKTRLAVKLARELGSEIISADSRQVYRGMNIGTGKDLSEYVVDGISVPFHLIDIVDFDHEFNVFEYQRRFFECFLEIYGRAILPIMVGGTGLYIESVLRGYRMLEVPENVSLRKEIETEDMEALAGRLLQLNPSVHNTTDLKDRKRLIRAIEIAEYSRNLDSEEISIPPIEPLVIGVRWEREILRRRITERLRKRLEEGMIEEVEGLLSSGISWQKLDFFGLEYRYIGLYLQRRLSYDEMFQKLNTRIHQFAKKQGTWFRRMEKQGIEIHWIDNADFNALRDLVGNLI; this is encoded by the coding sequence ATGGAATATAATCTTATCGTTATATTAGGGTCGACTGCCTCTGGTAAGACACGGCTCGCGGTGAAACTTGCAAGGGAACTGGGCTCGGAAATCATCTCGGCGGATTCCCGGCAGGTCTACCGTGGCATGAATATAGGAACCGGCAAGGATCTGTCTGAGTATGTTGTCGATGGCATCTCTGTGCCGTTTCATTTGATTGATATCGTCGATTTCGACCATGAGTTTAATGTCTTTGAGTATCAACGACGATTTTTCGAATGCTTTTTGGAGATTTACGGGCGGGCAATCCTGCCGATCATGGTTGGGGGAACCGGCCTCTACATCGAGTCGGTTCTCAGGGGATATCGGATGCTCGAGGTTCCGGAGAACGTCTCTTTGAGGAAGGAGATTGAAACAGAGGACATGGAAGCACTTGCCGGGCGTCTTCTTCAACTCAATCCTTCTGTCCATAACACTACGGATTTAAAAGATAGAAAACGTCTAATACGGGCGATTGAGATAGCCGAGTATTCAAGAAACCTTGATTCTGAAGAGATATCAATTCCACCAATAGAACCCCTTGTAATTGGTGTGCGCTGGGAGCGGGAAATCCTTCGCCGAAGAATTACAGAACGTCTCAGGAAAAGGCTTGAAGAGGGAATGATTGAGGAGGTTGAAGGTTTGCTTTCCTCGGGGATAAGCTGGCAAAAGTTGGATTTTTTCGGTCTGGAATATCGCTATATCGGTCTTTATCTGCAGAGAAGGCTGAGTTATGATGAGATGTTTCAGAAGCTGAATACCCGCATTCACCAATTTGCCAAGAAACAGGGAACATGGTTCAGGCGTATGGAGAAACAGGGAATCGAGATTCACTGGATTGACAATGCCGATTTTAATGCACTTAGAGATTTGGTTGGGAATTTAATATGA
- a CDS encoding glycosyltransferase family 2 protein: MNISKNIGKYLKNYAVADRWRLVSKRRCRVDNIVVIPALAEKESLFRTLASLSENEQSELNRTLIICVMNNRRGHITSLEDIGNNQETIRLLKNLMESDNPVNNLSNPLIDKICRSNLKISYIDASSPGSELPDKNGGVGLARKIGLDIALKVFDYKEPCAKLLFCLDADTVVERDYLSAVRRFFEKEKATAAVVAFQHQDADDPSVRAAICCYEIFLRYYVLGLSYANSMYAFHSIGSTIACTADAYVAVRGMNRREAAEDFYFLNKLAKIGSVGLVNTTRVYPSARPSNRVPFGTGQRVIRFLEGGQDEYILYDPKVFSILREWLQLMPSCLDKDAGEILILAEKIHPLLESFLMVNNFSVIWHRLRENSKSSDGLYRQFLSWFDGFKTLRLIHHLTENGISRIEMFTALTELLEMMGRSCPERTALDRTPDLGVQLKILGYLRKMQIKSGETPDLPCR; the protein is encoded by the coding sequence ATGAATATCTCCAAAAATATTGGAAAATATCTGAAAAATTATGCCGTTGCTGACAGATGGCGGCTTGTTTCGAAAAGACGTTGCAGGGTCGACAATATCGTGGTTATTCCTGCTCTGGCTGAGAAAGAATCACTCTTTAGAACCCTTGCCAGTCTTTCCGAAAACGAACAGTCAGAGCTGAATCGTACGCTGATTATATGTGTTATGAACAACAGGAGAGGGCACATCACATCCCTGGAAGATATTGGCAATAACCAGGAGACAATACGATTGCTGAAGAACCTTATGGAGAGCGATAATCCTGTTAATAATCTATCGAATCCGTTGATTGATAAAATCTGCCGGAGTAATTTAAAGATATCATATATCGATGCCTCCTCGCCCGGATCGGAGCTGCCCGACAAAAATGGGGGGGTCGGCCTTGCAAGAAAAATAGGGCTCGATATTGCGTTAAAAGTATTTGATTACAAGGAACCTTGTGCGAAGCTGCTATTCTGCCTCGATGCAGATACCGTGGTGGAGAGGGATTACCTGTCGGCCGTTCGCAGGTTCTTTGAAAAAGAAAAGGCAACTGCTGCAGTGGTCGCTTTTCAGCACCAGGATGCCGATGACCCCTCCGTGCGGGCCGCTATCTGTTGTTATGAGATATTCCTGCGCTATTATGTGCTTGGTTTGAGCTATGCTAACTCAATGTATGCATTTCATTCGATAGGTTCTACTATAGCCTGTACGGCAGATGCATATGTGGCTGTAAGAGGTATGAATAGAAGGGAGGCAGCAGAGGACTTTTATTTTCTCAATAAACTTGCCAAGATTGGAAGTGTAGGTCTGGTTAATACTACAAGGGTTTATCCTTCTGCGCGCCCCTCAAACCGGGTTCCCTTCGGTACCGGGCAGCGGGTTATACGATTTCTGGAAGGTGGCCAGGATGAGTATATATTGTATGACCCCAAGGTGTTTTCGATATTAAGAGAATGGTTGCAATTGATGCCGTCCTGTTTGGATAAAGATGCCGGGGAGATATTGATCCTGGCAGAAAAGATACATCCTTTGCTTGAGAGTTTCCTGATGGTGAATAATTTCAGTGTAATATGGCATCGGTTAAGGGAAAACAGTAAAAGTTCAGACGGTCTTTACAGACAATTCCTCTCCTGGTTTGATGGGTTCAAGACTCTCAGGTTGATTCACCATTTAACCGAGAACGGCATCTCACGTATTGAGATGTTTACTGCCCTTACGGAATTGTTGGAAATGATGGGGAGGAGCTGTCCGGAAAGAACTGCCCTGGACCGGACCCCGGATCTCGGCGTTCAATTGAAGATACTTGGATATTTACGAAAAATGCAAATAAAGTCGGGCGAGACGCCCGACCTGCCATGTAGGTAG